In Silene latifolia isolate original U9 population chromosome 3, ASM4854445v1, whole genome shotgun sequence, a single window of DNA contains:
- the LOC141649192 gene encoding uncharacterized protein LOC141649192 — MGFPDWTIELIMKCISSVSYEILINGIPSQKILPRCGLRQGDPLSPYIFVICTEVLSQCLRKEERLGTIKGVQICRGSQAISHLFFADDSIFFLEGKSSSSCSTLASTISNYCRASGQRINEAKSAIIISPSSSLSFAQDCFKIFRVSPTAEMGKYLGLPTAIGISEYGKSKRDIFNFLIDNVKKRTSSWNGLLLSSAGRLSLISSILSSLSTYFLSVFKMPVSVTSKIDSLLSQFWWRGSRTSKGISWCSKLFLSQPKGLGGLGIRNTRCFNQALLAKIGWNMLRDPSSLISRTIGVQLGLDWNNCVNRVETVKSKDSWICKGILWGAKTFTKHIAWMVGSESSLNVWTSPWVDGLIPIPKHYDLLLVEPSLSKLRVKDLISNSTWNVDMVMCFFEDSFIAKILAIPLSKENKEDFAFYKESKNGNYYVKKGYFDVWHDLWNSKASVKDLSRISSGCRAFIKKWLWHLPGPKKWIILHWKILTQTLSVGRELEKRGIGDGFLCRLCDRQCVESLEHLFRDCEFVSRLWSANHLGINASSGSNISIQEWVINWLSLLSRKKNSIDGVISFMCTIWTIWVTRNTHVYSNEPLSPSGSIRLYEHELSLMIYAEKERADSRKDLNNICLSDDDDFNLKVLHNGNTFPLIGPDLGDNHYLIYTDAAWRSNFSTGLGWVVKDSNDFEHSVSENLKSNCYAQSASQAEALAILEALNWAKRHQLLHVCVYSDCLQVVAQLLGFTPVNIDTKVIVSDILKVGCYFHCLSFCYAPRSCNKMAHRLAQRAINM, encoded by the coding sequence ATGGGGTTTCCTGATTGGACCATTGAACTTATTATGAAGTGCATTTCTTCTGTTTCGTATGAGATTCTGATCAATGGGATTCCTTCTCAAAAGATTCTTCCTCGATGTGGATTGAGACAAGGTGATCCACTTTCACCTTACATTTTTGTGATTTGCACTGAGGTCTTATCGCAATGTCTTAGGAAAGAAGAAAGACTTGGTACTATTAAGGGTGTTCAAATTTGCAGAGGAAGCCAAGCTATTTCACATTTATTCTTTGCTGATGATTCCATATTTTTCTTGGAAGGAAAATCTTCTTCTTCGTGCTCGACTTTGGCTTCTACTATATCGAATTATTGTCGAGCCTCCGGACAACGAATTAATGAAGCAAAATCTGCCATTATCATTAGTCCAAGCTCGTCTCTGTCATTTGCACAAGATTGTTTCAAAATTTTTCGAGTCTCGCCTACGGCTGAAATGGGAAAATATTTGGGGCTTCCAACTGCTATTGGTATTTCTGAGTATGGTAAGTCCAAAAGAGATATTTTCAACTTTCTTATTGATAATGTTAAGAAGAGAACGTCCTCCTGGAATGGTCTTTTACTCTCGTCGGCTGGTCGCCTTTCTTTGATTTCTTCTATCCTCTCTTCTCTTTCCACGTACTTTCTATCGGTATTTAAAATGCCGGTAAGTGTGACTTCTAAGATTGATTCTTTACTGTCACAATTTTGGTGGAGAGGATCTAGGACGTCTAAGGGTATCAGTTGGTGTAGTAAATTATTTCTAAGTCAACCAAAAGGTCTTGGGGGACTGGGAATTAGAAATACCAGATGTTTTAATCAGGCACTTCTTGCTAAAATCGGGTGGAATATGCTTCGTGATCCGTCATCTCTTATTAGTCGAACTATTGGAGTTCAGTTGGGTCTTGATTGGAATAATTGTGTTAATCGCGTTGAGACTGTCAAGAGTAAGGACTCATGGATCTGTAAAGGAATCCTTTGGGGCGCTAAAACCTTTACTAAGCACATTGCCTGGATGGTTGGTTCTGAGTCCAGTTTAAATGTTTGGACTTCTCCTTGGGTGGATGGCTTGATCCCTATTCCGAAACATTATGACCTTCTGCTCGTTGAACCTTCCCTTAGTAAGTTGAGAGTTAAGGACCTTATTTCAAACAGTACTTGGAATGTTGACATGGTAATGTGCTTCTTCGAGGATTCTTTTATTGCTAAAATTTTAGCCATTCCTTTAAGCAAAGAAAATAAAGAAGATTTTGCTTTTTATAAGGAATCAAAGAATGGTAATTACTATGTTAAGAAAGGCTACTTTGACGTTTGGCATGATTTGTGGAATTCGAAGGCTAGCGTTAAGGACTTGTCTCGTATCTCGTCAGGGTGTAGAGCTTTTATTAAAAAATGGTTGTGGCATCTCCCTGGACCTAAAAAATGGATTATTCTGCACTGGAAAATTCTTACACAAACTTTATCTGTTGGGCGTGAACTCGAAAAGAGAGGTATTGGTGATGGCTTCCTTTGTCGTCTTTGTGATAGACAATGTGTTGAATCTTTGGAACATTTGTTCCGGGATTGCGAGTTTGTGTCGAGATTATGGAGTGCAAATCATCTTGGCATTAATGCTAGTAGTGGCTCAAATATTAGCATTCAAGAATGGGTTATAAATTGGCTTAGCTTATTATCAAGGAAGAAAAATAGTATTGATGGGGTTATTTCTTTCATGTGCactatttggactatttgggTCACTCGAAATACGCACGTTTACAGTAATGAACCCTTGTCTCCTTCCGGCTCGATTCGTTTGTATGAGCATGAATTGAGTTTGATGATATATGCGGAAAAGGAGAGAGCAGATTCAAGGAAAGACTTGAACAACATTTGTCTTTCGGATGATGATGATTTTAATTTGAAGGTTCTTCATAATGGTAATACCTTTCCCCTTATTGGTCCTGATTTGGGTGATAATCATTATCTTATCTATACGGATGCTGCTTGGCGATCGAATTTTTCTACGGGTTTGGGATGGGTTGTCAAGGATAGTAATGATTTTGAACATTCCGTTTCCGAGAACTTGAAATCGAATTGCTATGCCCAATCTGCCTCTCAAGCTGAAGCCTTAGCTATACTAGAAGCTCTTAATTGGGCTAAAAGACATCAACTTCTCCACGTGTGTGTCTATTCGGATTGTCTACAGGTTGTCGCCCAATTACTGGGTTTTACTCCGGTTAACATTGACACTAAAGTCATTGTTAGTGACATTCTGAAGGTAGGATGTTATTTTCATTGTCTTTCATTTTGCTATGCTCCTAGAAGTTGTAATAAAATGGCTCATAGATTAGCTCAGAGAGCCATTAATATGTAA